One genomic window of Biomphalaria glabrata chromosome 9, xgBioGlab47.1, whole genome shotgun sequence includes the following:
- the LOC129928452 gene encoding uncharacterized protein LOC129928452: MLLYYLESCHICLDPFCDGLEPSQLCPLDQPYCLNSVSNEVNGKRHIAKTCATATECVQLWVNETARDPRCQNFHEGSVYLQSFSCHYCCQGENCNAQLVPLEATLFKP; encoded by the exons ATGTTGTTGTATTACTTAGAGTCCTGCCACATATGTTTAGACCCGTTCTGTGATGGACTTGAACCTTCCCAGTTGTGTCCTCTAGACCAGCCCTACTGCCTGAACTCAGTGTCTAATGAAGTCAATGGGAAAAGACACATCGCCAAAAC GTGTGCCACAGCCACTGAGTGTGTCCAGTTGTGGGTCAACGAAACGGCCAGGGACCCCAGGTGCCAGAACTTCCACGAAGGCAGCGTCTACCTCCAGTCCTTCTCTTGTCACTATTGCTGCCAGGGAGAGAACTGCAACGCCCAGCTCGTGCCACTCGAGGCGACTCTATTCAAACCATGA